A region of Panicum virgatum strain AP13 chromosome 8N, P.virgatum_v5, whole genome shotgun sequence DNA encodes the following proteins:
- the LOC120684460 gene encoding scarecrow-like protein 9, translating to MSATPEESLGQGAYLAAPEPFSPSVFLDLPPTPRPDGDADDPASDDDLVLPFISRMLMEEDIDDKFFYQFPDHPALLNAQQPYAQILLSDDSATTSNSSSAGTAAANSTLSPSSSSDAPASAEPAWPYDPIELSQLLRSPPYPDTVLGLHDFTADDVDALLLQGQGEATAGFPPFLDTAGGGAGGGQRQGAASIATQIAAGAGSPSLAAQNAGTQNSAAEEQDTKTATASVIPNSVADEQDAKATNATTLPAADSDPAALASAFFSAQSGESMDMLNMAFLKGMEEAKKFLPTNNSLLIDLEDAPGRSLPGDSKPATGFAAAQVKEEVVADGMLLFGGSTTGRGRKNRHTDEDLEAESGRNSKLMMPEQEETGAGELFDELMSCNYDGFLKRMNDLRIAMDSESEKSARRVSGKGARGRQRADEVVGLRTMLIHCAQSVATGDRRSAMELLRQIKQHSSPRGDATQRMAHCFAEGLEARLAGTGSQVYQSLMAKRTSVVEFLKAYKLFTAASSLKKVHIIFANQTILSAVAGRSKLHIVVYGLQYGLQWPGLLHFLSCREGGPPEVRFTGIDLPQPGFRPAYQIEETGRRLSNCALECGVPFKFQAIAAKWETVCAEDLNIDPDEVLVVHSECDFSKLMDESVDVDTPSPRDMVLNNIRKMRPNVFILFVMNGTYGAPFFLTRFREALFFYSALFDMLDATIPRDNDERLLIERDIFGRSALNVIACEGADRVERPETYKQWQVRNHRAGLKQLPLNPEVVKIARDKVKNYYHKDFLIDEDHRWLLQGWKGRVLYAMSTWVAEDNNIF from the coding sequence ATGTCCGCCACGCCGGAGGAGTCCCTCGGCCAGGGGGCCTACCTCGCCGCCCCGGAGCCCTTCTCCCCCTCCGTCTTCCTCGACCTGCCCCCGACGCCGCGCCccgacggcgacgccgacgaCCCGGCCTCCGACGACGACCTCGTCCTCCCCTTCATCTCCCGGATGCTCATGGAGGAGGACATCGACGACAAGTTCTTCTACCAGTTCCCCGACCACCCCGCGCTCCTCAACGCCCAGCAGCCCTACGCCCAGATCCTCCTCTCCGACGACTCCgccaccacctccaactccagcTCCGCcgggaccgccgccgccaactccaccctctcgccttcctcctcctccgacgccCCCGCATCCGCCGAACCCGCCTGGCCCTACGACCCAATCGAGCTCTCCCAGCTGCTCCGCTCCCCACCCTACCCTGACACGGTGCTGGGCCTCCACGACTTCACCGCCGACGATGTTGACGCCCTCTTGTTGCAGGGCCAAGGTGAGGCCACCGCCGGCTTTCCGCCCTTCTTGGATACTgctggaggcggcgccggcggaggccaACGGCAGGGCGCGGCTTCCATCGCCACCCAGATCGCCGCTGGTGCCGGATCCCCTTCACTGGCCGCCCAGAACGCCGGCACCCAGAATTCGGCTGCGGAAGAGCAGGACACCAAGACAGCAACCGCCTCGGTCATCCCGAATTCAGTTGCTGATGAGCAGGACGCCAAGGCGACAAACGCCACCACCTTGCCCGCTGCCGACAGTGACCCCGCCGCGCTGGCCTCGGCCTTCTTCAGCGCCCAGAGCGGGGAAAGCATGGACATGCTCAACATGGCATTCCTCAAAGGCATGGAGGAGGCCAAGAAGTTCCTGCCCACCAACAACAGCCTCCTCATCGACCTTGAGGACGCACCGGGGCGATCCTTGCCTGGAGACAGCAAGCCGGCCACTGGCTTTGCTGCCGCCCAAgtgaaggaggaggtggtggcggatGGGATGCTACTGTTTGGAGGGAGCACTACTGGTAGGGGGCGCAAGAACCGCCACACCGATGAGGACTTAGAGGCAGAATCAGGCAGAAATAGCAAGCTCATGATGCCTGAACAGGAGGAAACCGGTGCCGGTGAGCTATTCGACGAATTGATGTCCTGCAACTACGACGGATTCCTGAAGCGCATGAATGACCTGCGCATTGCCATGGATAGCGAGTCTGAAAAAAGTGCCAGGAGGGTGAGCGGCAAGGGGGCACGGGGGAGGCAGCGTGCCGACGAGGTTGTTGGCCTGCGCACCATGCTCATCCATTGCGCGCAGTCGGTGGCCACTGGTGATCGCCGAAGTGCGATGGAGCTGCTGAGGCAGATCAAGCAGCACTCCTCGCCAAGAGGGGACGCCACACAGCGGATGGCCCATTGTTTTGCAGAAGGACTAGAGGCACGACTTGCAGGAACAGGGAGTCAGGTGTACCAGTCACTCATGGCAAAACGCACCTCAGTTGTGGAGTTCCTTAAGGCATACAAGCTGTTCACGGCAGCCAGCAGCCTCAAGAAGGTGCATATCATCTTCGCCAACCAGACCATCTTGAGTGCAGTGGCCGGGAGGAGCAAGTTGCACATTGTGGTATACGGTCTACAGTATGGTTTGCAGTGGCCAGGGTTGCTACATTTCCTGTCCTGTAGAGAAGGTGGACCGCCCGAGGTGAGGTTCACCGGCATTGACCTCCCACAGCCTGGGTTCCGCCCAGCCTACCAGATTGAGGAAACAGGCCGCCGGCTAAGCAACTGTGCCCTCGAGTGTGGTGTGCCTTTCAAGTTCCAGGCTATAGCGGCAAAATGGGAGACTGTCTGTGCCGAGGACCTCAACATTGATCCAGATGAGGTGCTTGTTGTCCACAGTGAGTGTGATTTCAGCAAATTGATGGACGAGAGTGTTGACGTGGACACCCCAAGCCCCAGAGATATGGTGCTCAACAACATTCGGAAGATGCGACCCAACGTTTTCATCCTGTTTGTCATGAATGGCACATATGGTGCTCCCTTCTTCCTGACACGGTTCCGGGAGGCACTGTTCTTCTACTCGGCACTTTTTGACATGCTAGATGCAACCATTCCCCGGGATAATGATGAACGGCTGCTTATCGAGCGGGATATCTTTGGGCGATCTGCCCTGAATGTTATTGCTTGTGAGGGTGCAGACAGGGTGGAGCGCCCTGAGACTTATAAGCAATGGCAGGTGCGGAACCACCGGGCTGGGCTCAAGCAGCTACCATTGAATCCAGAGGTCGTAAAGATTGCAAGGGATAAGGTCAAGAACTATTACCACAAAGACTTCCTTATCGATGAGGATCACCGTTGGCTGCTGCAGGGATGGAAAGGGCGGGTACTCTATGCCATGTCGACATGGGTTGCTGAGGATAATAACATCTTTTAG